One stretch of Pirellulales bacterium DNA includes these proteins:
- a CDS encoding NADP-dependent isocitrate dehydrogenase has translation MTEPADGSSSATRPVPITIAYGDGIGPEIMTATLDVLRAAKAALAFETIEVGLATYQRGVSSGMGPEAWDSLRRTKLFLKGPITTPLGSGYKSLNVTTRTALNLFANVRPCMSYAPYVRTHHPLMDLVIIRENEEDTYAGIEHRQTTEMTQCLKLISQPGCERIVRYAFEYARQHGRRKVSCFTKSNIMKLTDGLFQRTFEQLIAEYPEFEHEHLIIDIGTALVADMPERFDVIVTPNLYGDILSDVAAQVAGSVGMSGSANVGADFAMFEAIHGSAPMIAGKDIANPSGLLHGAIMLLVHVGQTETAARIKNAWLRTIEDGLHTPDIFRPETSTRRVGTQEFAAAVIERLGQEPLKLPPARSVPRPPAASAPAVPRAKPKKQLVGVDVFLDWDEAGRAPQVLGERVGGFAGSELRLKMITNRGVLVYPSDLRESFCTDHWRCRFMAHDGRSPVTPLQILALLERLHAAGFDFVKTEHLYDFDGQPGYSLGQGE, from the coding sequence ATGACAGAGCCTGCCGACGGAAGTTCTTCCGCCACACGGCCGGTGCCCATCACGATCGCATACGGCGATGGCATCGGCCCGGAAATCATGACCGCCACGCTCGATGTGCTGCGCGCCGCGAAGGCTGCGCTGGCCTTCGAAACGATCGAAGTCGGTCTGGCCACCTACCAGCGCGGCGTGAGCTCGGGCATGGGGCCCGAGGCCTGGGATTCGCTCCGCCGCACGAAGCTGTTTCTCAAGGGGCCCATTACCACGCCCTTGGGCAGCGGCTACAAGAGCCTGAACGTCACGACGCGCACCGCGCTGAACTTGTTTGCCAACGTACGGCCCTGCATGTCGTATGCCCCGTACGTCCGCACGCACCATCCGCTGATGGACCTGGTGATCATCCGCGAGAACGAGGAGGACACCTACGCCGGGATCGAGCATCGCCAGACGACCGAAATGACCCAGTGCCTGAAGCTGATCTCGCAGCCGGGCTGCGAACGGATCGTCCGCTATGCGTTCGAATATGCCCGGCAGCATGGCCGGCGCAAGGTGAGCTGCTTCACCAAGAGCAACATCATGAAGCTCACCGACGGCCTGTTTCAAAGGACCTTCGAACAGCTGATTGCCGAGTATCCCGAGTTTGAGCACGAACACCTGATCATCGATATCGGCACGGCGCTCGTGGCCGATATGCCCGAGCGGTTCGACGTGATCGTGACTCCCAACCTGTACGGCGACATCCTGTCGGACGTTGCCGCGCAAGTGGCCGGCTCGGTGGGCATGTCGGGCTCGGCCAACGTGGGCGCCGATTTTGCCATGTTCGAGGCGATTCACGGTTCGGCCCCGATGATCGCCGGCAAGGACATTGCCAACCCCTCCGGCCTGCTGCATGGGGCCATCATGCTGCTGGTCCACGTCGGCCAGACCGAAACGGCCGCGCGCATTAAGAACGCCTGGCTGCGGACGATCGAAGACGGGCTGCACACGCCCGACATCTTCCGTCCGGAGACCAGCACGCGCCGCGTCGGCACGCAGGAATTCGCCGCGGCGGTGATCGAACGCTTGGGGCAAGAGCCGCTCAAGCTGCCGCCGGCCCGGAGTGTGCCTCGTCCGCCCGCGGCCTCCGCGCCGGCGGTACCGCGCGCCAAGCCGAAGAAGCAGCTCGTCGGCGTCGACGTGTTTCTCGATTGGGACGAAGCCGGCCGTGCTCCGCAGGTGCTCGGCGAGCGCGTCGGCGGTTTTGCCGGAAGCGAACTGCGGTTGAAGATGATCACCAACCGCGGCGTGCTGGTCTATCCCAGCGACCTGCGCGAGTCGTTCTGCACCGACCACTGGCGCTGCCGGTTCATGGCCCACGACGGCCGTTCGCCCGTCACGCCGCTGCAGATTCTCGCGCTGCTCGAGCGCCTGCACGCCGCCGGGTTCGACTTCGTCAAGACCGAGCATCTCTACGATTTCGACGGCCAGCCCGGCTATTCGCTCGGCCAGGGCGAATAG
- a CDS encoding UDP-glucose/GDP-mannose dehydrogenase family protein, giving the protein MQITMVGTGYVGLVTGTCFAETGNDVTCVDIDQAKVEMLRQGQVPIYEPGLAELVGRNAKLGRLHFTTDLAAATRGADLLFLAVGTPSADDGSADLRNLWAVVDTMAPHLRPEAIVVIKSTVPVGTNAAVYSRLRELTGRDCDVASNPEFLKEGAAIDDCMKPDRVVIGARRPEVADRLRELYAPFLRTEKPLLDMRPESAEMTKYVANAMLATKISFINEMANLCERMGADVNDVRRGIGHDQRIGFAFLFPGVGYGGSCFPKDVRALQAMATQHGIEPRVLRAVEQVNQHQKRVLLDKVAAHFGGQLAGRKIAIWGLAFKPQTDDIREAPALVLIDGLLAAGAKLHVHDPEALANVRALYGNRLDFAESPYDAVPGADALCICTEWKQFQHVDFARLKAEMRGAVIFDGRNLYQGPRLQEAGFTYHSIGRRTVSPER; this is encoded by the coding sequence ATGCAGATCACCATGGTGGGGACGGGCTACGTGGGGCTGGTGACCGGTACGTGCTTTGCCGAAACCGGCAACGACGTGACGTGCGTCGATATCGACCAGGCCAAGGTCGAGATGCTGCGCCAGGGCCAGGTACCGATCTACGAGCCGGGACTCGCCGAGCTGGTCGGCCGCAATGCCAAGCTCGGACGTTTGCACTTCACCACCGATCTGGCAGCCGCCACGCGCGGGGCCGATCTGCTGTTCTTGGCCGTCGGCACGCCGTCGGCCGACGACGGTTCGGCCGACTTGCGCAATCTCTGGGCGGTGGTCGACACGATGGCTCCGCACCTGCGGCCCGAGGCGATCGTGGTGATCAAGAGCACGGTCCCCGTCGGCACGAACGCGGCCGTCTACTCGCGGCTGCGAGAGCTCACGGGGCGCGATTGCGACGTGGCCAGCAATCCCGAATTCCTGAAGGAAGGCGCGGCGATCGACGATTGCATGAAGCCCGACCGCGTCGTGATCGGCGCGCGCCGCCCTGAGGTGGCCGACCGGCTGCGCGAGCTCTACGCGCCGTTTCTGCGGACCGAAAAGCCGCTCTTGGACATGCGGCCCGAGAGTGCTGAAATGACCAAGTACGTGGCCAACGCCATGCTGGCCACGAAGATCAGCTTCATCAACGAGATGGCCAACCTGTGCGAACGGATGGGGGCCGACGTCAACGACGTCCGCCGCGGCATCGGTCACGATCAGCGGATCGGCTTCGCCTTCTTGTTCCCGGGCGTGGGCTACGGCGGCAGCTGCTTTCCGAAGGACGTGCGCGCGCTCCAGGCGATGGCCACGCAGCACGGCATCGAGCCGCGCGTGCTGCGCGCCGTCGAACAGGTGAACCAGCATCAAAAACGCGTGCTGCTCGACAAAGTCGCGGCGCATTTCGGCGGTCAGCTGGCGGGCCGCAAGATCGCCATCTGGGGCCTGGCCTTCAAGCCCCAAACCGACGACATCCGCGAGGCGCCGGCATTGGTGCTGATCGACGGGCTGCTCGCGGCCGGCGCGAAATTGCACGTCCACGATCCCGAGGCCCTGGCCAACGTGCGGGCCCTCTACGGCAATCGGCTCGACTTTGCCGAGTCGCCGTACGACGCGGTGCCGGGGGCTGACGCCTTGTGCATTTGCACCGAATGGAAGCAGTTTCAGCACGTCGATTTCGCGCGGCTGAAAGCCGAAATGCGCGGCGCGGTGATCTTCGACGGCCGCAACCTCTACCAGGGCCCGCGACTGCAAGAGGCGGGCTTTACCTATCACAGCATCGGGCGGCGGACGGTTTCGCCGGAGCGTTAA
- a CDS encoding NAD(P)-dependent oxidoreductase, which produces MRAFITGISGFAGGHLAEHLLACGDEVWGSSRSGDWPAEFLAGVTSRARLLAWDLARADGLTAAAQQALAEFAPQVIYHLAAISVPSQCGQAEPTETAWVTNVAGTQQVVQLAAALPGRPRLLFVSTSHVYRPRDSAADGPFTESWPTEPRNAYGKTKLAAEAQVRAAIEGQGLTAVIIRAFQHTGPRQGREMMLVQWAWQLAAPSGAAVEVINRDTWIDLSDVRDVVRAYRLLAERGQPGETYNVGSGRAVRTGDVLALVEQVAGRRRPIVELRPGAKYDPVANIDRLQAATGWTPRISLEQTVADTWEDCRARAALAK; this is translated from the coding sequence ATGCGAGCATTTATCACCGGCATCTCGGGGTTTGCCGGAGGCCATCTGGCCGAACATCTGCTCGCCTGTGGCGACGAAGTGTGGGGTAGTTCACGCTCGGGCGATTGGCCGGCAGAGTTTCTGGCCGGGGTGACGAGCCGTGCGCGACTACTGGCCTGGGATCTGGCGCGTGCCGACGGGCTGACGGCCGCGGCTCAGCAAGCGCTGGCCGAGTTCGCGCCGCAGGTGATCTATCATCTGGCGGCGATCAGCGTGCCGTCCCAGTGCGGTCAGGCCGAGCCGACCGAAACGGCCTGGGTCACGAACGTCGCCGGCACGCAACAGGTCGTGCAGCTGGCGGCCGCGCTGCCCGGGCGGCCGCGGTTGTTGTTTGTGAGCACCAGCCACGTTTACCGGCCGCGCGACTCGGCCGCCGACGGTCCGTTCACCGAGAGCTGGCCGACCGAACCGCGCAACGCATATGGCAAGACCAAGCTCGCGGCCGAGGCCCAGGTCCGCGCGGCGATCGAGGGCCAAGGGCTCACGGCCGTGATCATCCGCGCGTTCCAGCACACCGGGCCGCGGCAGGGGCGCGAAATGATGCTCGTGCAATGGGCCTGGCAGCTCGCCGCGCCCTCGGGCGCGGCTGTCGAAGTAATCAATCGTGATACCTGGATCGATTTGAGCGATGTGCGCGACGTGGTCCGCGCCTACCGGCTGCTCGCCGAACGGGGCCAGCCGGGCGAAACCTATAATGTGGGATCGGGACGTGCCGTGCGGACGGGCGACGTGCTGGCGCTAGTCGAACAAGTTGCCGGCCGCCGGCGACCGATCGTGGAACTGCGGCCGGGTGCGAAATACGATCCCGTTGCCAACATCGACCGGCTGCAAGCCGCGACGGGTTGGACTCCGCGGATCTCGCTCGAGCAAACCGTGGCCGACACGTGGGAAGACTGCCGCGCGCGGGCAGCGCTGGCAAAGTAG
- the gmd gene encoding GDP-mannose 4,6-dehydratase, which yields MARRALITGITGQDGSYLASFLLEKDYEVHGMVRRSSTENFERIAPIREQIHLHQGDLIDQQSLVRALEQSQPDEVYNLAAQSFVATSWEQPLLTGEVTALGVTRMLEAIRDVNPQIKFYQASSSEMFGRVQEEPQTEKTPFWPRSPYGVAKVYGHWITVNYRESYGLFACSGILFNHESPQRGKEFVTRKVTDAVARIKLGVQHKLKLGNLDAQRDWGYAGDYVQAMWLMLQQARPEDYVIATGQKHTVRNLVELACAEVDLDPGTIVEIDPALLRPAEVNTLCGDATKAREQLGWSPQVSFPELVKMMVEADLERVRKELAGARL from the coding sequence ATGGCTCGTCGTGCGCTAATCACCGGGATCACCGGCCAGGACGGTTCATACCTGGCGTCGTTCCTGCTTGAAAAGGACTACGAAGTCCACGGCATGGTGCGACGCTCAAGCACCGAAAATTTCGAACGCATCGCGCCGATTCGCGAACAGATCCACCTGCACCAAGGGGACCTGATCGACCAGCAATCGCTGGTCCGGGCTCTGGAGCAATCGCAGCCCGACGAGGTGTACAACCTGGCCGCGCAAAGCTTCGTGGCCACGAGCTGGGAACAGCCGCTGCTGACCGGCGAAGTGACCGCGCTGGGCGTCACGCGGATGCTCGAGGCCATTCGCGACGTGAATCCGCAGATCAAGTTCTACCAGGCGTCGAGCAGCGAGATGTTCGGCCGGGTGCAGGAAGAACCGCAGACCGAAAAGACGCCGTTCTGGCCGCGCAGCCCCTACGGCGTGGCCAAGGTCTACGGCCATTGGATCACGGTCAACTACCGCGAGAGCTACGGCCTGTTCGCCTGTTCCGGCATCCTGTTCAACCACGAGTCGCCCCAGCGCGGCAAAGAGTTCGTCACGCGCAAGGTGACCGACGCCGTGGCCCGGATCAAGCTCGGCGTGCAGCATAAGCTGAAGCTCGGCAATCTCGACGCGCAGCGCGACTGGGGTTATGCCGGCGACTACGTGCAGGCCATGTGGTTGATGCTCCAGCAAGCACGGCCCGAGGATTACGTGATCGCCACCGGGCAGAAGCACACGGTTCGCAACCTGGTCGAGCTGGCCTGTGCCGAAGTCGATCTGGACCCGGGCACGATCGTCGAGATCGATCCGGCGCTGTTGCGCCCGGCCGAGGTGAACACGTTGTGCGGTGACGCCACGAAGGCCCGTGAGCAGTTGGGCTGGTCGCCGCAGGTGTCGTTTCCAGAGCTCGTGAAAATGATGGTCGAGGCCGACCTGGAGCGCGTGCGCAAAGAATTGGCCGGGGCGCGGCTCTGA
- the gyrA gene encoding DNA gyrase subunit A has protein sequence MSIEDELKNSYLTYAMSVIVSRALPDVRDGLKPSQRRILVAMNDLSLTPGSKRIKCAKISGDTSGNYHPHGEAVIYPTLVRMAQEWNMRYVLVDKQGNFGSIAGLPPAAMRYTEARMSQFAALMLDDLKLDTVDYIPTYDERTTEPTVLPSRFPNLLVNGANGIAVGMATSIPPHNLTEVVDALVRVIDQPEVSIDELMEIIPGPDFPTGGIICGRSGIRRGYYTGRGSVVLRARARIEEWGKNRHRIIVSEIPFQQARDRVEERIAELIQEDKIKGISNLRNESDLKEPVRLVLELKREADPEIVLNQLYEFSPLQDTFSLILLALVDGKPRTLSIKGLLEEFLRHRVVVIRRRTQFLLTKARQRKHTVEGLLLAHVNIDEIIRLIRTSSSQAEAKARLMGVECPGALMRRALGEAGYAVFIAERGERETYTLTAVQADAILRMTLGQLVNLEQEKLANEYQKLLDEIAEYQRILSNEANIKTVIRDELLEIRRRYGDARRTEISGEEIGSIDLEDLITEENMVVTISHRGYIKRTPSSTYRAQRRGGKGMKGAKAEEEDPIQHLFVASTHDYLLFFTNRGKVYWQKVYDLPQLARDSRGRALVNLLQFTEGERVTECIAVRDFKEPGAYLVMATRAGQVKKTPLADYGRPMRGGIIAIKLREDDELVDVAVTRPGDEVVLSTAAGMAIRFNEADARPMGRNTSGVRGISLAGGDQLVGMVVADPETTLLTVCTLGYGKRTPFGPNSPWSGGETEEETGDTATAEPVAEPATDAEDGADEASSGQRYRAQRRGGKGLRDIKTTTRNGPVVGIVAVSDDDELLMITARGKIQRIKASDVSVIGRNTQGVRIMSLDEGDTLAAVVRVPAEERDADAGEIDAGPADDEGAPAGGAPDEGESGPVAES, from the coding sequence CTGTCGATCGAAGACGAGCTCAAGAACAGCTACCTGACGTACGCGATGAGCGTGATCGTCAGCCGCGCGCTGCCCGATGTGCGCGATGGCCTGAAGCCGTCGCAGCGACGGATTCTGGTCGCGATGAACGACTTGAGTCTCACGCCCGGCTCCAAGCGGATCAAGTGCGCCAAAATCTCGGGCGACACGAGCGGCAACTATCACCCCCACGGCGAGGCGGTGATTTACCCGACCTTGGTGCGCATGGCCCAGGAATGGAACATGCGCTACGTGCTGGTCGACAAACAGGGGAACTTCGGCTCGATCGCGGGCCTGCCGCCGGCGGCCATGCGATATACCGAAGCGCGGATGAGCCAGTTCGCCGCGCTGATGCTCGACGACCTGAAGCTCGACACGGTCGACTATATCCCGACCTACGACGAGCGGACGACCGAGCCGACGGTGCTGCCGTCGCGGTTTCCGAACCTGCTGGTCAACGGGGCCAACGGTATCGCCGTCGGCATGGCGACGTCGATTCCGCCGCATAACCTGACCGAGGTGGTCGATGCGCTGGTGCGCGTGATCGATCAGCCGGAAGTGTCGATCGACGAGTTGATGGAGATTATTCCCGGCCCCGACTTTCCCACCGGCGGCATCATCTGCGGCCGCAGCGGCATTCGCCGCGGCTATTACACGGGCCGCGGCTCGGTCGTGCTCCGGGCTCGTGCGCGGATCGAAGAATGGGGCAAAAACCGCCACCGGATTATCGTCAGCGAGATCCCGTTCCAACAGGCCCGCGACCGCGTCGAAGAGCGGATCGCCGAGCTGATCCAGGAAGACAAGATCAAGGGCATCTCGAATCTGCGGAACGAGAGCGACCTGAAAGAGCCGGTCCGGTTGGTGCTCGAGCTGAAGCGCGAGGCGGACCCGGAGATCGTGCTCAACCAGCTCTACGAATTCTCGCCGCTGCAAGACACGTTCTCGCTGATTCTGCTGGCCTTGGTCGACGGCAAGCCGCGGACGCTGAGCATCAAGGGGCTCTTGGAAGAGTTCCTGCGGCATCGCGTCGTGGTGATCCGCCGCCGCACGCAGTTCTTGCTCACCAAGGCCCGGCAGCGCAAGCACACCGTCGAAGGCCTGTTGCTGGCGCATGTGAATATCGACGAGATCATCCGGCTGATCCGGACCTCGTCGAGCCAGGCCGAGGCCAAGGCGCGGTTGATGGGCGTCGAATGCCCGGGGGCCTTGATGCGGCGAGCGCTGGGCGAAGCCGGCTATGCCGTGTTCATTGCCGAGCGCGGCGAGCGCGAAACCTATACGCTCACCGCCGTGCAGGCCGACGCGATTCTACGGATGACACTGGGCCAGTTGGTCAATCTCGAGCAGGAGAAGCTGGCCAACGAATATCAAAAGCTGCTCGACGAGATCGCCGAATACCAGCGGATCTTGTCGAACGAGGCCAACATCAAGACCGTGATCCGCGACGAGCTGCTCGAGATTCGCCGGCGGTACGGCGACGCGCGGCGCACCGAGATCAGCGGCGAGGAGATCGGGTCGATCGACCTCGAGGACCTGATCACCGAAGAGAACATGGTGGTGACGATCAGTCACCGCGGCTACATCAAGCGCACCCCGTCGAGCACCTACCGCGCCCAGCGACGCGGCGGCAAGGGTATGAAGGGTGCCAAGGCCGAGGAAGAAGATCCGATCCAGCACCTGTTCGTGGCCAGCACCCACGACTATCTGCTGTTCTTTACCAACCGCGGCAAGGTCTATTGGCAAAAGGTCTACGACCTGCCCCAGTTGGCGCGCGACAGCCGCGGTCGGGCCCTGGTCAACCTGCTGCAGTTCACCGAGGGTGAGCGCGTGACCGAATGCATCGCGGTCCGCGATTTCAAGGAGCCGGGCGCGTACCTGGTCATGGCCACGCGCGCCGGGCAGGTGAAAAAGACTCCGCTGGCGGATTACGGCCGGCCGATGCGCGGCGGCATCATCGCCATCAAGCTGCGCGAGGACGACGAACTGGTCGACGTGGCCGTCACGCGGCCGGGCGACGAGGTCGTGCTGTCGACCGCGGCGGGCATGGCCATCCGCTTCAACGAGGCCGATGCCCGCCCGATGGGCCGCAACACTAGCGGCGTGCGCGGCATCTCGCTGGCCGGCGGAGATCAGCTGGTCGGCATGGTCGTGGCCGATCCCGAGACGACGCTGCTGACGGTCTGCACCCTGGGCTACGGCAAGCGCACCCCGTTCGGTCCAAATTCGCCGTGGTCGGGCGGCGAAACCGAGGAAGAAACCGGCGACACCGCCACGGCGGAACCGGTTGCCGAGCCGGCGACCGATGCCGAAGACGGCGCCGACGAGGCGTCGAGCGGGCAGCGCTACCGCGCGCAGCGCCGCGGCGGCAAGGGCCTGCGCGACATCAAGACCACCACGCGCAACGGGCCCGTCGTAGGCATCGTCGCTGTCAGCGACGACGACGAATTGTTGATGATCACGGCCCGCGGTAAGATCCAACGCATCAAGGCCAGCGACGTGAGCGTGATCGGCCGCAATACGCAAGGCGTGCGGATCATGAGTCTCGACGAGGGGGACACGCTCGCGGCGGTCGTGCGCGTGCCGGCCGAAGAGCGCGACGCGGATGCCGGTGAGATCGACGCCGGACCAGCGGACGACGAAGGCGCGCCGGCTGGGGGCGCGCCGGACGAGGGCGAGTCCGGTCCGGTCGCCGAAAGCTGA
- a CDS encoding HEAT repeat domain-containing protein has protein sequence MRSVFRLWMMAGGLAVLILFAAGVAPLAPVAFAQDPANLIKQLGSANQAARLAALDALGKLAAKPATARAAIEKSLAHSDPVTRARAAHTLAAFGVRAKESVAAVMKMLSGDADPLARAAAARCLGSIGDKQGPEVDALLQAITDKDPRVRRAAVASVRQLAPGPDRTLPKFVQVLEDADPGAVVAALVTISDFGAAAVPPMINALANPKSRYWALLVLNDIGPAAKDAAKPIEALLSDEQPEMRLQAALALGAIGPDAEGAASALIATAKDEQAGVRYAVAYALGRLGDPAAKDALAELQSADDPMQKMLATWALSQIEPENAELRKQSLAALSEGISSPDAMVRRAAAHGLGDEKLPADEVVPLLIKALADKESSVAQTAAEALLRFGAAAVEPLAHELANAEQRPEASFLLSRMGEAAQPACGALLDAFQAETDPEVQRLTLLALAAAGCRDAAAVPVLVKALRSEQPRVQRSATYVLGKMGPVAKSALANIQGNLNSDDPDLRLVSVWACLQIAPQDKTLVAQAVPQLIKALRHELDQARIEAATALGNLGAAAQTALPALREMLTYEGPAVRAAVEEAIKKIEGAGKK, from the coding sequence ATGCGATCGGTTTTCCGCTTGTGGATGATGGCCGGTGGCCTTGCCGTTTTGATCCTGTTTGCGGCCGGCGTGGCCCCACTGGCCCCCGTCGCGTTCGCGCAAGATCCGGCGAACCTGATCAAGCAGCTCGGCTCGGCCAACCAGGCCGCACGGCTGGCGGCCCTCGACGCCCTGGGCAAGCTGGCGGCGAAGCCGGCCACGGCTCGTGCGGCGATCGAAAAGTCGCTTGCCCATAGCGACCCGGTGACGCGCGCTCGCGCCGCGCATACCTTGGCGGCGTTCGGCGTGCGGGCCAAGGAAAGCGTGGCCGCCGTGATGAAAATGCTCTCGGGCGACGCCGATCCGCTGGCCCGAGCCGCGGCGGCGCGGTGTCTGGGTTCGATCGGCGACAAGCAAGGGCCGGAAGTCGACGCCCTGCTGCAGGCGATCACCGACAAGGACCCGCGCGTCCGACGGGCCGCGGTGGCCTCGGTGCGGCAATTAGCGCCCGGCCCTGACCGGACGCTGCCCAAATTCGTGCAGGTGCTCGAAGACGCTGACCCGGGCGCCGTCGTAGCGGCGTTGGTGACGATCTCCGACTTCGGTGCGGCGGCCGTGCCGCCGATGATCAATGCGCTCGCCAATCCGAAGTCGCGTTACTGGGCATTGCTGGTGTTGAACGACATCGGCCCCGCGGCGAAAGACGCGGCCAAGCCGATCGAGGCGCTGTTGTCCGACGAACAGCCGGAGATGCGGTTGCAGGCGGCGCTGGCGTTGGGCGCGATCGGTCCCGACGCCGAAGGCGCCGCGTCGGCGCTCATCGCGACGGCCAAGGACGAGCAGGCCGGCGTGCGTTATGCCGTGGCCTATGCCCTGGGACGGCTGGGCGATCCGGCGGCCAAGGACGCGCTGGCCGAGCTGCAATCGGCCGACGATCCGATGCAAAAAATGCTCGCCACCTGGGCCCTGTCGCAAATCGAACCGGAAAACGCCGAGCTGCGCAAACAATCGCTCGCGGCCTTGAGCGAAGGCATTTCTTCGCCCGATGCGATGGTGCGTCGGGCCGCGGCGCATGGCCTGGGTGACGAAAAATTGCCGGCGGATGAAGTCGTGCCGCTGCTGATCAAGGCGCTGGCCGACAAGGAAAGCTCGGTGGCGCAGACGGCGGCCGAGGCGCTGCTGCGGTTTGGCGCGGCGGCCGTCGAGCCGCTCGCCCACGAGCTGGCCAATGCCGAGCAACGTCCGGAAGCGTCCTTTCTGCTTTCGCGGATGGGCGAAGCGGCCCAGCCGGCCTGCGGCGCGCTGCTCGACGCGTTCCAGGCGGAAACCGATCCCGAGGTGCAGCGGTTGACGTTGTTGGCCCTGGCCGCGGCGGGCTGCCGCGACGCTGCGGCGGTGCCCGTGCTGGTCAAAGCGTTGCGTAGCGAGCAGCCGCGCGTGCAGCGCAGCGCGACCTATGTGCTGGGCAAGATGGGTCCTGTGGCCAAGAGTGCGCTGGCCAATATCCAGGGCAACTTGAACAGCGACGACCCGGACTTGCGGCTGGTCAGCGTTTGGGCGTGCCTGCAAATCGCCCCGCAAGACAAGACGCTGGTGGCGCAGGCGGTGCCGCAGTTGATCAAGGCGCTGCGGCATGAACTCGACCAGGCGCGCATCGAAGCGGCCACGGCGCTGGGCAACCTCGGCGCGGCGGCGCAAACCGCGCTGCCGGCCTTGCGCGAGATGCTGACCTACGAAGGGCCGGCCGTGCGCGCGGCGGTCGAAGAAGCGATCAAGAAGATCGAAGGGGCGGGCAAGAAATAG
- a CDS encoding aminodeoxychorismate/anthranilate synthase component II, which translates to MILLIDNYDSFTYNLVQRLGEIDPRIDLRVVRNDQLTVADIERERPTHLIVSPGPCTPSEAGISCAAIERLAGKLPILGVCLGHQAIGQAFGAEIVRAKQLMHGKTDQIEHDGRGIFAGIESPLVATRYHSLVIRPGTLRDDFEECAWAAAPDGGREIMAVRHRRFPLHGVQFHPESFLTPRGIDILRNFLALRAE; encoded by the coding sequence GTGATCCTGCTCATCGACAACTACGACTCGTTCACCTACAACCTCGTGCAGCGGTTGGGCGAGATCGATCCGCGAATCGATCTGCGCGTCGTCCGCAACGATCAATTGACCGTTGCCGACATCGAACGCGAGCGGCCCACGCATCTGATCGTTTCGCCCGGTCCCTGCACGCCGAGCGAGGCCGGCATTTCCTGTGCGGCCATCGAACGGCTGGCCGGCAAACTGCCCATTCTTGGTGTGTGCCTCGGGCACCAGGCCATCGGCCAGGCATTCGGGGCCGAAATCGTCCGTGCCAAGCAATTGATGCACGGCAAGACCGACCAGATTGAGCACGACGGCCGGGGTATCTTCGCCGGCATCGAAAGCCCGCTGGTCGCCACGCGCTATCACAGCCTGGTCATCCGGCCGGGTACGCTCCGCGACGACTTCGAGGAATGTGCCTGGGCCGCGGCGCCCGACGGCGGCCGCGAGATCATGGCCGTGCGCCATCGCCGCTTTCCCCTGCACGGCGTGCAGTTCCACCCGGAAAGCTTCCTCACCCCGCGCGGCATCGACATCCTGCGCAATTTCCTCGCGCTGCGGGCTGAATAG